ACCTTTGCACAAATTCTAACCAACTTATTAAAACGGTTCTCTTGGGAAAATTCAAACAAGTGTCTCTGTTTCTTTTTGCGAGAATGTCCTTTCCGTTGTAACAATAAATTATTGTTATATATGTTTGAGAGCCATGATATACTTGGCTGACTTTGGGACTCTTTTGCATTATCATTTCTCTTAGACATGGGTTTCTTCACCGAGATACTATCACCTGACAGTACGAAACAATACAACAAATAACCTTTTAGGAAAGGAAAAAAGAGAAGACAAGCTCAGCACTTGAACAATACACCAATTAACCGATAATGTCTCACAggaatttcatcaaacacttaccGTAGTAAATAGAAGAAATCTTCTTAAACGCCACATTAGAAGAATCATCTGCACCAAAATATTCACAAACACCAAAAACAAATTTGAGACTGAAAAAACACTACCCATCAACGAATTCCGCAACAAAACTCTAAATTTAGCTCATTCAGCTTCAGAAAACACAACACTCCTAAAAACAAAAGAGTGCAGAATTACCTGAAGCAGGGGATTGTTTAAGCTTGAGGCTTGCGAGTGTAGAATCTCCATCGAATTCCGAAAAGAAGGAAGAGTATGCAGCAGAACGTGAACGTGAACGGAATCGGGTTAGATTTCTAACGTAGGAGAAATATGAATGGCGCATTTTTTTCACAGCACTTTTGAAGGAACACGGGCAAATGGAAATTGTGCTTCTTGCCGCAGCGAAGAGAACGCGACTATTttgcaaggttctgaaaaccggaccggtcatcaaaccgttctagtcactggttcactggtccaaccggtctaactggtggttcaaccggaaaaaccgttttagaataaaataataaataaataaacatcctaaaatatcttccaaatttaaTACACTACacaaaaaatcatcaaccaaattcacatgatcttatcaaaatacaaactcaaGTTAAATAGTGAAAAAAATACTCAAAGGATTATCAATTTCAAAAGAATGTTGAGCTAGTTCAGTTAGAAAATGTTGATCATTCTGTAGTATTATGCTAACTGAATATGAACCTGAATCTTGCAAGATGACCTTTTCGGTTTAATCTTAGGCAGCGTTGCGTTCATCTGTTGTAAGAGAGCTCCCTTAGCAACATATTCTTCTTGCTGAGCAAGCCATAAACAGGATCTAGTGTTGTTTCCAAGTTGAGGTATCAACATAACAATTAACAAATAGTCATTGAATAAGAAAGCATAACATATCACCAACTACCTATACACTTTGACTCTCCTTCcactaccatcatcatcatcattcatcagttTATTTATATATGGCATTGGCAGGCAGCTAGGCTACTCATTCAGCAACAACCAGCATTTGATTTGATTTCCATTTTTAGCATTCAGCAACAACTATTACAAAAAGCAGCATAACAACAACAGCAGCTTAACAAGTTATTAATCACAAATTCCAAAGCTCAACAAGTTATTAATCACAAATTCCAAAGCTCAACAAGTTATTAATCACAAATTCCAAAGCTCAACAAGTTATTAATCacaaattccaaattcaaaacacTGATCAGTGATCACACAATCGCAGTGCCATAACAAAACGGCAGCATAACAACAACAGCAGCACAATAAGGGGAAAAGAACAATGAAAGTCACAAAAGAAATTAGCAATCCTATTCCTGTTTCGTGCATTTAATTACTCATAAACAAAACTCAACACAGAacaacacaaagaacaaaaacaGGACTAAAATGAATCAACTAATCAGTAATCATTCAATCCAAAACAGAGCTAATCATTCCATGATTCAAGTTTCAATTAGTAGCACTAACAGAATCCCCCCAAAAAAATCAATGTTCTGATCAGAACTAAGAACAGAGAAGGAATATTCATTAAGGTGTCCAAATCCTCATATCAAGTCTTCAGCCACTAGCAAACTCAGAACACAAAAACACAATAAACAAAACTTTTGATTCTAAAACTAATAAATCTCCAAAAAAATCTAGACCGATTTAAATACTCACTATTTTCAACAAAAACTAAGGCATATCAACCCTCAAATTCACATGAAGTTCACCGTTTTAGAAACAAGTTCACATTTTGGTACCTATTGGAACAGGTGACAGCAAACTAAGTCCAACCAACTTCATCTCCTTCCCACTTTAGAATCCGGCCATCGGCAACGTTGGTATATGGCCCTCCGCCGTGACAATCGAATACGAGACTCTCAGGACCAAGGGCTCCGGTGACGTGGAGGAGGCGCGCGGCGTGGAGGAGTGAGCAGTTTGGGCAGAGTGTGAGGAAGATCTGTTGAGTGCGACGGACAATGGCGATCAGGCGACGGACACGACGACTGACGACGGCAGAAGTGCGGCTGAGAAGACGAAAACCAGACGCGAATGTCGATCTCAACGAAGAAGCTGCAATTGGCGAGACTGTGAGAATGAACAGGGGTTGGAGACCTGGAGCACGACGACAGCGCGATGGACGGCGGTAGTGCCTCACTCCCTGCTCCGGTGGTGGAGGTTAGATGGCTAGGGTTTGTTTGAGGGCAAAACCAAAAAGCTCTGAAGAGAAAACGTGTGAGGAGGGTGTGTTGGACTGTTGGGGGAAGGggggtgagtgagtgagtgaaggGGCTGAACGtgggtttttttcctttttttttaataaaaacggTGCGTTTATTAAGAACCGGCCGGTTACCGGTCCGGTCCGATCGATCGGTTCTCGGCCGGTTCAACAGTTTTCGAACGGTTTGCAGATGGACGGTTGACCGGACCGTTTTCAttgccggttcgaccggttcaaccggccggtccggtccaattttcagaaccatgattatttgtattctatttattTTGTTGTTGAAATAGTTTGGTAAGTGTTGAATGCtgtttcaaaaaatgcaagaaatgttTCAAATATTAGGTTGACCATATGAATCAAATGATATTAAAGTATTCTATTATGAATTGTCCTTTAATAACTCCTCTTATTATTGCTGTGCACTACACACCTGGTTGTTGTAAGTTTGTAGCTGTGGTATCTATTAGCATTGAACATCGTTAAAAAATTGTGTATATATGACATTCAAATCTGGAATTTTCTCCTGCCTCATTAAACTGCCAAGGCCTTTGAGAACTACCTTTTTTACGTTTAATTTTTTGCTACATTTTCAAGGGAACAAAATTTTTATACCAATGAGACAAAACTTTGTTATACCAACGAGACGAAGCTTAATTTCTGCCTCACTGATACAACACCCAACAAGAGTTTGCAATTTTGTATACTATATACACAAGAATCATATCCTATGTAAATTAAATCTCGTAACTTAAAATTGTACATCAACAAAAGGTATAGGGCCTTTAAAGTTGATTCCTCAACTGCATCAATAGGCCCTGCATGGTCTCAATCTTTTGACTTAGTTTGACAATGGTACGGTGCTGAGTGGAAGAAGAGTCCGAAGTACCAACATGAGTGATTAGTTCACTGAGTTTAGCCTGTGACTCTACAACTACTTCCTCAAGCTGAGTTAATGTCTCTTCCATGGTTTTGTGTGGTCCTTCATTAACCCCGCTTGGTAAGGGAGAATGTCCTCTATTACCAACAACACTACCATCTCTGGTAACCTTTTCAGAAGAGAAAATCTTGTCAATGCCCTCGCTTCCTGCAAGTCACCGTACCATGTTTAGAATATTAGAAAACTACTACAAATAACTATACCATTGTTGCTACCATTACTAGAAACAGTAGAAACTACCTGCAAATCATCATAACATTATTGATTATAATTTGTCCGAGTATACAGTTATTTAGTTAGAAACAAAGGGAGTAGGAAAAGTAAGCACAAATGTATAGCCAAAGGATCAATAAGCTATACAATCAACCAAAGCTAGAAGGCCTAGAGAGTGATAACGTTGCATCATAGTTTTCCATTGATTTGCCGAGCATTCTAAGTATCATACATGACATGATCACTAGTTGTCATCAATGAACCAACCACTTGGATTCATGAAACCTTGCTTCAAATCACTATCCATTACCTATATATTTAGTTTACTGAAGGCTATaacataacaataataaatagaaattaaaagaacAAGATATGTCCGATGAAAATTAATTCAGAAACATTAGAAACTGGAAAGCATACCTAGGTTACCAAGTTGATCTATTACAGCCTGACCAACAGAACCTTCCAGCTTAAGCAGCCGCAAAACTCCAGCAGTGATTCGGCCAATCGAATCAATTTCAGATTTGCACAGCAAAGTGAGGTGCTGAAGCTCATCCTTGGTTACTGCTGCTTCAATCTGCAAGGTACAATCATCATCAAACACAACATTCATGAGACAATGACCTATATCTAACTATGAAATTCCCATTACCGGTTGTTTAACAGCGAACTTTATGTCTTCCACTTCCCAATTCACTATGTCATCAGTGTTGTCCTCACATAATATCAAGCGAACTTCAAGACCAACTCCCTCAGTTGTGTTACTATTTTCTTTATCCCCGTTTGCAATTAACATTGATGGAGGATTGCCCTTTTGGATATGAGGCTTTAATATTCGTAGCCCTTCAATTCCTACCTGTAAGTGCAGGCTCAATAAGGTAAGGTGTATGAAAGGGGTAAGACATATCTGGATGATAgacaagaaacagaaaagagaTACACGTAGAAAACCAATCAGTAAGGATATTGAATTTTATCATTCTCAAAGGAGAAAGAAAATTCTCAATTCTGCAGTAATTTGGAGAAAAATTTACACAAACAGATTGCATTAAATCTTTGAAACTCAGAAGGAAGCTTTTTCTACCGTAACAAGCTCTATTGGATTTTGTTTTATCCGATGCAATTGTGCTTTGCCATCCAGAACCTTCTTTGGGCTACTTTTTGCATTTACTCGTAAACCACGGAAAGTTGTGTGCCAACACCTCTCTTCTCTGTCTACAACCTCAAGACTGGAGAACCACCACTGTTCAGCCATCTGATCTGCACCTTCAAGAGCAAATAACCAGTCTCTCAATTCTATAGTTACATCCACGTCATCTGGCTTCTTCAGGTGTGGAAAACTGGTTTCCTCCCCTTGTCTCATACTTTCAGCTAGCAAAAAGTTCAGCAAGTAAGAAATGTATACTTAGCAAAATAAGTCTATGCAACACAAAACAAATCTATTTTATGTAATAAGCAAATATAGCAACTAGAAAAAATCAGGTGAAATTGCTTCATACCATCTTCTGAATTATCAACCATGAGAGGTGTTGTCTTAAAAAGTTTTGATAAGGGTCCTTTTTGTAAGTTTTCCAACCCTTTTGAAAGGCCTGTCCCAGGGCCTCCATCAGGTCCAAGTATTCCAAATCTATGCAGGAGGGCTTCAGCATAGTTCATTCCTCCACCAAGTCGAACACCAGAAACAGAAGCTGACACATTTAAACTATGAGACTCCATATCTTGCTCATTTAGTGGAATGACATGAACCATACTGATGTCTAGAAAAGGGATTGAATGAGCATTTCCATTCATTGGATGTTTCTTATTCTTATCTACCCAAAAAACAGCTCTAAGATGAGGATATCCATTATCACTTGGTGAGGGAACATTTTCGCTAGGACTCAAGAATGATCCATTTTCACATGGTAAGTGCCCCTCAGCATCCACACAATCTATCTGGACACTCTCCCACCGTAAAGTAGATGAAACAACAATAGCCCCTCCAAGGGTTTTATGGGCGGCATTAATGAATAGATCATCTCCGATAAACTGTACTAAAGGCATTCCCTCAACATTCACCGAAGACTCTAGAAATCTAAGTTGGAGGTCCTTTACTGTTAAACTCACAGCAGTATCACTGGGAACCTTGTCCATCAGCTTTCCACTAAAAGACTTGTCTCTAACGTCCTCTAGTTGTTTCCTTTTCCCAACCATAGCTATTTTCTCACTAACTCGCCCAAAATAACCATAGACGTCCAGGACAAAAAATAATTGTTCAACAGAAGTGTTGGATAGATACTGTCCACAAGCAACTCCAACCCTGACAATACCCCCTGAAGGAGGAATATGTAACAGTGGACTGCCATCAGCAGTTGCCATAGCTACTTCAATGCAAGCATCTTTGAGATCAACACATCTCAACAGTCCTCCAGTTTGTCCAAGGTAATTTTGAAGTTTGATTTTGTCATTACATGCCTCCAGGGACAAAGTAAGCTGCGATGCTCTGGCAGTCCACTTCTTCTGGCTAGCATCGATCGGTTGACCTTCCCAAAGACTAAAACAAGCAGGATCCTTTTCCAGGTTCAGCATTATTAGTTTCAATGAGGGTGAATCAGAAAAGGAAAGGTTTTCAATTTGGAGTCTTGCTCCAGTGAAGGAGGTCTGAACTGTATTATTATCCATATAGATTTTAGAAATATCAGTTTCAATGTTGTCTAGTGGAACTGTAAGGTCAAGCCCCTTGAGactgaaaataaaagattttatTGAGAAGTCCGGTAGAATGTCACCAGGACTGACAACAATATCATCAGCTAAGAATGAGGATATCCTCAGGCATGTTTCCTCCTGAAGATGAACCTGAACAAATATACAAAGATCATCAAACATataattgacaaaaaaaaaaaagacaaaaaagatGCACTATACGTCTGTAACAAGATATTTATTGAAAGATGATGCACATACCATAAGAGGCTGACAATCAATAACTGTCTGAGAAGCAAAGGATGGTGGAAGTGGTGAAGGCATGACTTGAAGTGCATGGAGGCATATTAGAGGGATTCCCTCAATCACTTGCCACTGCTGTTCTCCTAGAGGGTATATTGGAGGGCAAAAGCTTCTAGCTGCCAAAAGAAAGGATTTAAAAACCAGTTGTTAAGCATTGGTAAAGTGATATATTATTTTCAAGAAACGTGTTCATAACTTAATACCAAATTCAGGCACATGGAAAGCATCTTTTGTGACAGCTTGCATCGATGGTTGCACTAGTGTACACTGCGGAGATGAATAGATGTCCCTGCATTCCAATGATAACAAGCAACCTAGTTACATTGTTACGTTATAGTGATTAGTACAGTCAACTTAGGAAGGAAAACAGATTATTGTGCCATTAAAACTATCAAAAGCCACCAAAATGATTGATCAACTAGAGCATATGAGAaaccctttttttttctctccttttgtCGATTTGCATTAACTGCTCAGGATTTAATGCAGGATCTAACCATGAAAGTGGTTTTATGGACAGAGCACAAAGGCACAAACCTTAAAATTATTCCACCAATTGTAATCTTGGTCAAGTTATTGTCATTCTCTCCTTCAGAAAGACTGGCCTGCAAAAGTACATGAAACAGTATAACTCACTGATAGCCTGATAACATTGCACAATAAGGGGGAATAACATGGCAATATGACATCTTAAAAGCACATTTGTTAAAAGCATGTGACATCTTAACCTTTGCACCATACATACAACCATAGCATGAATCATCCAGATAATATAAGGAGCTTTCTTTTCTTACCTTTCTCTAAGAATGATTAGCTGTAGTTATAAGAAATAAACTTATCACACTAAAACCACATTGGCAAAACAAATATAGCAGCTACAATTTTGTATTCCTTTTGTTTACTTGTTTGTTTCTGCATAGTGCATATCTTGTATATCTTGTAGCCTCCAAAGACCCCCTCCCCACCAATTTGCTTTTGATATAACCAATTCTATCCTTCCCTCTAGACAAGGCTAAGGTGTTGTCAGTTTATCACCAACACTCATAAGTAATATGGGACAAGTACCAAAGAAAGAATAATGGGGGAAAGAATAGTAAGATtatgtaaagaaaaataaaatgaatatgaAAATAAAGCATTACCCGAGAGAAAAAGAGGGACTGCAGCAAAAGCTCAAGCTGGAATTCTGCAAGTTATTGTCATTGGTTGGATCATTTATTAACTCTATGAATTTGACTATATAATTGAAAGAGGTTTAAATTTATCTAAAAAGAAAGCTATGTGGCTAGCAACAAACCAGTATCTTTAATGCAAAGAAATATATGATCTACAACGATCGAGACCAGAGAACGCCCAGCAGCTTCAGTTGATCGCTGCTATGATTCAATTACAGAGACACTCAAAGGATGTCAAAATGAAACAATATTTTTATCCAAAGGAAACTACTGAGGATGGGTATTCTGAAAAACTGAAAAGTTAAAAAACAGTGTGAAACCTGCTGAGTCTTTAAATCAACATTGCCCCTGTTTAGACAGACATATAATCCTGTCATAAAGCGGAGAAGTGCGCGTAGCCCTGCTCATACATGTTGTAGTAACTCATGTCAGTGATGTCACAATGATGCCATGTGTATCAATTCAATGTGGATACAAGAAACATTACATGTGCCCTTTTTACTTACCAGGTTCACTTAGTGCAGGGCAAACAGCTTCATTGATGTGCAACTGAACCTCAAGCCCAAGTGGACTGTTCAAGTCAGTTCTCTGAACTGTTATCTGGCAGTTATAAATTCCAGCTATATTTCATGACTCAAACATTCAAACATAAAACAGATGTTTATAAGATTAGTTGTAGGAACTATATTTACATATGCTTCTCCTGATATTCCTTCAATAAAACGCTCTCCTCCAAAGAATACTCGCTTTGCACCATCATCATCTCTCAGGTTTGATCCCTCTTCAGAGAAGCCTAATGCAGCATCCGCGAACATGTCAGGATGAGGCAAAAGATCAATAGACAAAGATTCCCATTCTAGTTtctgagaaagaaaaaagaaaaacatgtaTGAATTATTAGATGGTAATGCCAATAAAAGCAACATAACATCCACAACCTTGAGAGTATAGCTAAAAATATAATTGCTTTTTATGAaccattctttttatttttcaataaaacttatCGGAACTATGTATTCTAATCATATAACTAAATGACAACTGTAAAATAAgcaaaatgaaagaaataaaaCCAAATCAATACAGATTACACATATAAGCATATTAAAACTAGAGAAGGAGGTAATTACTTTGAAGACATATATATATTTCTTGTTACTGGAGAATTCCCGTGCTTCCTTAAGATTTACAACCTGTAAAGGCAAATCTTTCAATAAAATGCCATATGCAAGGGTGTCAGATTTTTAAGCCTGGGTTTCAACAAATACCTGCCAGCTCTCATTTGTGGTATACAGCAAAAGGTTATGTATTGTGATAGATGCCATTGGTGGTGCCCTATAAATAGATTTCAGGGAAAACTTAAAAAAACATAGTACTTGAGCCAAACACAAAGTGAAATTCTTTAGGTTTATACTTAAAAAATACTTGATAGACCCGTCAGAGACTAAGATGTCCACGTcagtttcaatttcaatttcaattcattCAAAATCACAACAGTTGACAGGGTTGGTAGAGCACAAATAAACCAAATTCTGAGCATCAAGAAACAAGAATTTACCATGTTGCTCCCACTTTTCGACGCGCGCCCCCACCACCACGAGTTTCAAGTAATAGATTAACTGTGTGAATTTGTATAGTCATGCCATCAGAAATCTGAAACCGTCAGTAACTCTATCAATGAGTAACATTTTCAAATGAAAAATGTCTTTGCATGACAAGTAATTGATCATCGCTATGAAACTACCAAACCTATGGAAAGGAATGCTATAAGCTGAATCACAATTCAATCAACCTTACACTAAATCCTTATCATATTCATCTCTCATTGTAAAACAACCAGTCCCCATTGGCAATAACAGCAACGGAAACAAATATAGTAAAAAATAAACTGAAAGAGAGTAAAGTGACAAGTGTCACAAACCTTATCAGCGAAACCATAACCACTACCCTTCGAGGTGGCAGCCGATGAAGTGGCACTGCACAGAAACCAAGCTTAGTGAATAAGCATTGAAAAACAGCATAAGCATCCATCAACGCACAAAAATAAAATCAAGTAACAAGTTTAATTCACCTGTTGGTACTACTAACAGATGCATCAAAATCAGAATTCTCCTCCAGAACTAGATCAAGCCGATCAATTTGCACAATGATCGGCTCTACTTGCACATTACTCACGGAAGGAagctgaaaaagaaaagaagagaattgGTTAATAATATTAACAAATTTAgagttaaaaaatgaataaatcgCAGCGGAGAGAAAGAGAATTGAAGAAGGTTAACCATGATGTCCAATTTGGCAACTTTAGCTGTGGAAACGTTAAGCGCAGGTGGCAAGGCCAAGCTGGAATGCAAGGCATCACCATCGATATCTAAATTGGAGAGACTTAGAGTGCGGCCTTGGAGCTTGAACTGCTCTCTGGAGAAGGATTTGAGCCAATACTTGAGCGTGTACTCTAGTGCACGAGCTAGTATTGACTCCATTCTAAGACAAGTTACTTCTCAGTTCAGAATTTCAGATCAAGATCATGGAAGGAACTTGGGGACTCTGAATAACAATCGTTTGATTCCTTGACACCTTCTTTGTTTGTTAGGGGTGGtgatttgagagagagagagagagagcacgtGCGCGGCACGTGAGAATATAACAGCAGAGGACCTGTGTCTGTCTGAATTCTGGAATCGCAACTGCGCACCTCTTCTTCTTCTGTCCTTTTCTTttcgtttcttttcttttctatgctATTCTGTTCTCTTTCTATGTGCTGTGAACAATGGTTCCTCGCGTCCTCTCTTAATTGGGAAAATACGCAAAATATGTTTTGAACTGAGTTTAATTATGCTTAAATATATAATTTCTATGTAaactttttatcttaatttaatgataaataaaaaaaattaattttgaNNNNNNNNNNNNNNNNNNNNNNNNNNNNNNNNNNNNNNNNNNNNNNNNNNNNNNNNNNNNNNNNNNNNNNNNNNNNNNNNNNNNNNNNNNNNNNNNNNNNNNNNNNNNNNNNNNNNNNNNNNNNNNNNNNNNGGTATGATAAAATTAGTTTTTGGGAATTAGCTTTTTAGATTCTTGTCATAAATGTTAAAGGATTTTAAAAATTATGTTATTTGTCTTAGAGATGGTTCCAAAACTAAAGAGATTTGAATTTATTTAGATTTGCATCAATCCAGACTTAAAGAATTGGATTAAAAAAGACTATAATCATGGTAATACGACTTTGTTTTACTTGACTTTTTCGTAGATTTGGCGAGATAGAAATAATGATTTATTCAATCGTGATAAATCTTGAAGCACTAATATCTGTGGTGAGTATAATTTGgacttttttatataaataaatatataaaatacttTAAGTACCATAATGCGCACCGG
The DNA window shown above is from Arachis ipaensis cultivar K30076 chromosome B08, Araip1.1, whole genome shotgun sequence and carries:
- the LOC107613025 gene encoding uncharacterized protein LOC107613025 isoform X1 — encoded protein: MESILARALEYTLKYWLKSFSREQFKLQGRTLSLSNLDIDGDALHSSLALPPALNVSTAKVAKLDIMLPSVSNVQVEPIIVQIDRLDLVLEENSDFDASVSSTNSATSSAATSKGSGYGFADKISDGMTIQIHTVNLLLETRGGGGARRKVGATWAPPMASITIHNLLLYTTNESWQVVNLKEAREFSSNKKYIYVFKKLEWESLSIDLLPHPDMFADAALGFSEEGSNLRDDDGAKRVFFGGERFIEGISGEAYITVQRTDLNSPLGLEVQLHINEAVCPALSEPGLRALLRFMTGLYVCLNRGNVDLKTQQQRSTEAAGRSLVSIVVDHIFLCIKDTEFQLELLLQSLFFSRASLSEGENDNNLTKITIGGIILRDIYSSPQCTLVQPSMQAVTKDAFHVPEFARSFCPPIYPLGEQQWQVIEGIPLICLHALQVMPSPLPPSFASQTVIDCQPLMVHLQEETCLRISSFLADDIVVSPGDILPDFSIKSFIFSLKGLDLTVPLDNIETDISKIYMDNNTVQTSFTGARLQIENLSFSDSPSLKLIMLNLEKDPACFSLWEGQPIDASQKKWTARASQLTLSLEACNDKIKLQNYLGQTGGLLRCVDLKDACIEVAMATADGSPLLHIPPSGGIVRVGVACGQYLSNTSVEQLFFVLDVYGYFGRVSEKIAMVGKRKQLEDVRDKSFSGKLMDKVPSDTAVSLTVKDLQLRFLESSVNVEGMPLVQFIGDDLFINAAHKTLGGAIVVSSTLRWESVQIDCVDAEGHLPCENGSFLSPSENVPSPSDNGYPHLRAVFWVDKNKKHPMNGNAHSIPFLDISMVHVIPLNEQDMESHSLNVSASVSGVRLGGGMNYAEALLHRFGILGPDGGPGTGLSKGLENLQKGPLSKLFKTTPLMVDNSEDAESMRQGEETSFPHLKKPDDVDVTIELRDWLFALEGADQMAEQWWFSSLEVVDREERCWHTTFRGLRVNAKSSPKKVLDGKAQLHRIKQNPIELVTVGIEGLRILKPHIQKGNPPSMLIANGDKENSNTTEGVGLEVRLILCEDNTDDIVNWEVEDIKFAVKQPIEAAVTKDELQHLTLLCKSEIDSIGRITAGVLRLLKLEGSVGQAVIDQLGNLGSEGIDKIFSSEKVTRDGSVVGNRGHSPLPSGVNEGPHKTMEETLTQLEEVVVESQAKLSELITHVGTSDSSSTQHRTIVKLSQKIETMQGLLMQLRNQL
- the LOC107613025 gene encoding uncharacterized protein LOC107613025 isoform X2, translating into MESILARALEYTLKYWLKSFSREQFKLQGRTLSLSNLDIDGDALHSSLALPPALNVSTAKVAKLDIMLPSVSNVQVEPIIVQIDRLDLVLEENSDFDASVSSTNSATSSAATSKGSGYGFADKISDGMTIQIHTVNLLLETRGGGGARRKVGATWAPPMASITIHNLLLYTTNESWQVVNLKEAREFSSNKKYIYVFKKLEWESLSIDLLPHPDMFADAALGFSEEGSNLRDDDGAKRVFFGGERFIEGISGEAYITVQRTDLNSPLGLEVQLHINEAVCPALSEPGLRALLRFMTGLYVCLNRGNVDLKTQQRSTEAAGRSLVSIVVDHIFLCIKDTEFQLELLLQSLFFSRASLSEGENDNNLTKITIGGIILRDIYSSPQCTLVQPSMQAVTKDAFHVPEFARSFCPPIYPLGEQQWQVIEGIPLICLHALQVMPSPLPPSFASQTVIDCQPLMVHLQEETCLRISSFLADDIVVSPGDILPDFSIKSFIFSLKGLDLTVPLDNIETDISKIYMDNNTVQTSFTGARLQIENLSFSDSPSLKLIMLNLEKDPACFSLWEGQPIDASQKKWTARASQLTLSLEACNDKIKLQNYLGQTGGLLRCVDLKDACIEVAMATADGSPLLHIPPSGGIVRVGVACGQYLSNTSVEQLFFVLDVYGYFGRVSEKIAMVGKRKQLEDVRDKSFSGKLMDKVPSDTAVSLTVKDLQLRFLESSVNVEGMPLVQFIGDDLFINAAHKTLGGAIVVSSTLRWESVQIDCVDAEGHLPCENGSFLSPSENVPSPSDNGYPHLRAVFWVDKNKKHPMNGNAHSIPFLDISMVHVIPLNEQDMESHSLNVSASVSGVRLGGGMNYAEALLHRFGILGPDGGPGTGLSKGLENLQKGPLSKLFKTTPLMVDNSEDAESMRQGEETSFPHLKKPDDVDVTIELRDWLFALEGADQMAEQWWFSSLEVVDREERCWHTTFRGLRVNAKSSPKKVLDGKAQLHRIKQNPIELVTVGIEGLRILKPHIQKGNPPSMLIANGDKENSNTTEGVGLEVRLILCEDNTDDIVNWEVEDIKFAVKQPIEAAVTKDELQHLTLLCKSEIDSIGRITAGVLRLLKLEGSVGQAVIDQLGNLGSEGIDKIFSSEKVTRDGSVVGNRGHSPLPSGVNEGPHKTMEETLTQLEEVVVESQAKLSELITHVGTSDSSSTQHRTIVKLSQKIETMQGLLMQLRNQL